The DNA sequence GCGTCCTCGACGCGATACTTCTTGTCAAGAGCCTCCCACAAAGCTTTGGAGGTCTTAGCCCCGGCAAAGATGGAATAGAGACTATCCCCCAAGCCGTTCAAGATATAGTTCTTGCACAAGAAATATCCTTGATGCCAAACATCATAGGCAACCCGAACATTAAAGTCCGTCTCCTCCTCAGGTACAGTTGGAGCATCCTACTTAAGGAAATTAGCAACACCCAACGTAGTTAGGTAAAACAACATCTTTTGTTGCCAACGTTTGAAATCCAAGCCCTTAAATTTTTCGGGCTTATCAGCTTGAGCCATGACCCTTGAGGTCGAAACAGGTGCCATCGTTGAGGAGCCAGATGCAACAGAAGATGATCTAATGATGCTGTTTATGTTCTCTCCAGCTTTGGTCGACATGATGATGGCAAAAGTGCACtatctcgtcttgcgattGTTGGAAATAGTGTAGCCTTTACATGGGCAAACTCTTGCTATTACAATAGAACCAAAAAGCTAGAAGGTAAATTAAACAAagtaaatacaataaaagaaataagatgAAAACTATAGTCTTCTTCAAGTCGAGTAGAGATATCCCTCTCTCCGCTAGACAAGATACGCCCCGGCTAGTGTTCACGGATTGGCGCAacgtccccaaagatgaaacgactTTCCTCCTACCGAgttgaagcacctcaaactcgTAGGCACCGACGAACTTGAATTGGAGGAGAGATCCGAGCAATGCAATGCTCCTAAGATGCGAACTAGAATGCTTTAGAgcttagagagaagagaaagcCAAAAGGCTTAGGATATGGAAAGCATGAGACTTCTCTAATTCCCTCACGTTTTTCCTACAACGACAACCTAATCTTTAATGCTGACACCTTGAATAGAGCATTGTGTGCAAACGAACTACAATACTTCGAGACTGATCAGGCAATTCACAGTCCTCTTCTAGGATTATCAGAAGATATACAGGGCGACATCAATGCCTATATGCCGTATTCTAGTGTTCCCATCGGAAAATCTGAGAGGGGGTGGAACATTCTAGTCTTTGTGTTGAGATGGTGGTTCTCCATAAGAAGAATCGTGGCTAGAAAAACCAGTATTTGAGAAAGTCAGTGTAATACTATTACGATTGAAAACTTTTGCTGGAGATCCTCTGCAGCTACATGTGAAGAGTGTTGGACgatgataagtcgtattctaagccttggttactgatcagtatgtcgtgaaatgcatgtattatctgcaaaacagttgctaaagtgtgcaagattaaaggatccaagtcagtaggagacgattcgggtgacgcaagtgaaaagagcgccgagaagggtgcaatacggaccaggatgcatgccagagaaaaggctcgagatggagaagaaggatagctgggatgatcattaacaagggcaaaaaagtcaaatcgtgaaggaagtctaccctaaaagcaagggcaagcctccctataaaagaagccacttgaaGTGAGAAAAAGAGTTCGGTTGGGAGTTCCAAGTTCTCGGTTCTCatacacacttagtagaattctctctagaagatcaatccttcagcattatccaatctctcgttcctcgccacagctatggtcacttgacgtccaagagtctgccggagaagtcatcaacctaccgttccagccagtttgtcgcagtagtatagcagtatcaccgcccggagtggcaaaacaatcgcTATTTTGCTTcctagtttaatctttacctgTTTTCGTCGTTGGATTTGTCGaaacatttatctttgttgccttttgaagtacttggtgaagatccaaacgtttaagttatgaagttgctatttcgtatgtcgctttggtttgagtttgcttcattctgcctaggaaagttagatctagtcgttgcctttaatttttaagagttttcttatctggagttgttgatctgaggttgtagttatgtttcagtctaattttcgtgcatgagtctTTCGTTCTGCATTATaatcaccaccttgcatgttagtcagtagaggTAAACTGCAGTTTCGCCgttcattttaagtttgagcattttaatatatggatcttgagtttgaagttatgaatctgagtttagttatggtgtttgtgttcatatgatttctgttaatacttggtgaagaagaaaacatcaaagtcaactttagtttggaccactttacttttaagttacttttgtttttattccCTACTTTTTAGTTGTATCTTCTAGACTTGTCAGAAAACTaaccagccaccagatataccttgttgtctaaatttccccttttagtaactgtctacttttcgtATACCTCTGAGACActttgtcccctattttcacgaacacaaccacatgcctgttattttcacgccaACTAGTAAGTAGAGtaccatctttatttcttgcctaggtaaattctcaacccaagcgtggtagctacccaaaaacacccaggaaagtcaccgcagttatgCGAACatgtccatccttgtgggattcgacccttatctccactatactaatcagtagaagtgggttggggaaacttgtttgaaatcaggtcccggttgtcgtaccaacgactcactGGGTCAGGAATCTCTTTTCTCGAttagttggatacactcccaATTACATATGTTGACTTGAGAGAAAACCTGTACGCTTTCAAAATGGTGCctttgccggggatggatggcgttcatacctgttattgtgtgtgatctttttggtgtacatactgtttataattttccttttctttttatttttcagtttatgagaagtgGCTCGGCTCCTGGCCGGTGGAGACCAAGGATACTTCCCCGAGGAACGATACTCGTTACCACTCGCTCTGATCTGTCGACAACACTGTCCGACCTAGGCACGAGCAGCGACGAGGATAAAGAAGATCTAGAGTACCAACTCCCGGAGCTTCCACCCCAACCAGTAAGAACACTAGTGAGAATGGCTGACCAAGGTGAGGACGATCCCGAGCTCGCAACACTTACTGCACACGCGACGGAGATCCTCCACAAGCCATAGTGGTCACCCCAggtgataagtcgtattctaagccttggttactggtcagtatgtcgtgaattgcatgtattatctacaaaacagttgctcaagtgtgcaggattgaaggatccaagtcagtaggtgACGATTcgggtgacgcaagtgaaaagggcgccaGAAGGGTGCGaaactgaccaggatgcatgcccggataaaaggctcgagatggagaaggaggatagctgggatgatcattgacaagggcaaaaaggtcaaagtgcgggagaagtctaccctaaaagcaagggcaagcctccctataaaagaagccacttggagagagagaatgagttCGGTTAGAAGCTCTCAGTTCGCAGTTCGAAAATTACAcctagtagaattctctctaaaagatccatccttcagcattatcccaCCTCTcattcctcgccacagccatggttACTTGACGTCCAGAGTTTGCCGGAGAAGTTATCAGTccgccgttccagccagttatcgtagcagtgtagtagtatcatcgcccggagtggcacaaacaatcttaatcgctttctttgtttaaagtttacttgaATTTTGGGCGTGTTGCAGCTTTGCAGGCGAGTGCGCAGGCCGGGAGGCGCGTGAGGCAAGGACGTGACAAGCAACGTCCAATCGGCTGCCAGCAAGCACAACCGCCTTCCACACGAAGCGTCTCAACCGAGCGACCGCCTACAACcggtcaaaaccctcaactgcCCACCCCTCTATAAAACACCCCACCGCCTACTCCCTTTCACTTTACAAACCCTTACctacactctctctctcacaacCACCACCCCCACTCCGAAAAACTACCACGCACTAAAGAAACCACCGCAAATCACCACCGGTATAGCCATGACAAAGAGAAAGACAACCATCAACCGAGCATCTACCACCGGAGAGGCCTCGTCAGAACTCCAGCCAGCAGCCGAGTCGCGGCCGCCAAGCCCACAACGATCACAACCACCGCCGACGACACAAATTCCGGCGATGGTTCCTTTAGACGCACTGGCGGCGTTTCTAAAGCAACAGGACCCCAACAGAGACTGGACAACAACCCTAGCCGGATTTAGCCTAACCGGAGGAATGCCGGCGACATCAAACCCTACCCCAACTGCAACCACAGAACACCCACCCACCACCACCCCAAAAACCTCAATTCCGACGTTCGAAAATATTTCCTCAACAATTGCTGCACAATCAGAACCCTCCCACCCTTCTCCCATACACCAACAAACAGAGCCGCTGGACGTCAGCCCTCTTTCCGCCTATCAAGATCCCAACCGGGGAGAAACAGAAGACAAGGAGAGTGGAGGGAGAGCAAGCGAGAACGACAAAGGTGAAACAGAGGAGATTAGGGCCACTGACACAAATATCGATGTAGCGGAGGAGGAGATAGATCTGAACGAGACGGCCAGGAAGCAAGGGTTAATGACGGATGAAGAATTTCAAGCGGTTTTGGGCAAGGGGAATAGGATCGTGGTAAACCCTGAAGGGGTGGCTGAGGTACTGGACCTCGCAACCCAGGCAGTAGGGAAGGAGGAAGTAACAAAGGAAGCGGAAAAGTCGGAAGGGGTAGTCCACCAATCAGTGGAGGAGAGGACAGACGAACAACCGGAAAAGGCAGAACAACCTGAGGAGGAAGGGCAAGAGCCAGAAACACATCAAGAGAAAGCCTCAGTGGTGACTAAACCCAAGACAGTAAAGAGGAGGCTAGTGTTGAAAAACGACCCCAAGGCGGAAAGGCAGAAACCCCAAAGAGTGTCACAGAGATGTTTGGGAAAGTGGACGTCCAACAAGGCAGGAGCAAACACCGCAGCAGATGCAGTGGAGGTTTCGAGTGATGACAAGAagactactcctacaaaacctgGGGAGGAGCCCTCGAATGCTAGCCGGGAGGACACCCAATTGGCAACGGGACAGATATCGGCAACGCCGGCCTGACTAGGAGGAGAATGCGACACGGTGGCTGAGGGTCTGGACCTCGCATCAAGGTCGATAGGTCGGGAGGAGGCAACAAGAAGTGATACTAGTAACCGCGTGGTGGCCGAGCCTACCGCCCAGGAGGACACCTCAACACAAGCCGACGAGGAAGCAGAGGCAATGGATATCGAAGGAACCAAGAGCATTCAGGAAAGGAAGAGGAAGGGAAAGCCCCTGTCAAGACAAAACAAGTCATGAAGAAGCAGCGCACTGCCAATGCAAGCATAGTGATCAGAGAGCcggaagagaaagagagatcaAGCGACACGGACTACACTTCCAGCGAGGATTCTGACTCAGAGAGTGATATCTCTCTGGAAGGAGAAGACTATCACGAGCAGCAGCTCCCCGACAACCACCTTGAACTAGTCCACCCTCCGGTAGAGAGGATTGTATACCGGCGGTGGAGGGTAACGCTCACCGATGAGcttatggaggacatgaagcaCTACGACACCAAAAAGCTTCAGGATGCATTTGACGACAAGGATGACAGTAGCAAGCAAGTCAAATGCGGAAAGGTACTCCATATACCCTCTTTGGATGAGTTGTCTGTTCGTGATTCCTTCCTGGCTAGTATGGAAGCATTGGGTTTTGAATGGCTGCTAGAGAATAGGGACCCAGAGATATCTGTGAGATTAGCGAAGGAGTTCTTCACCACATTTAGGTTCCAACTCACTACGGACCTAGACGAGGTGTCAATCTCCTTTAGGATATTCGGTGGAGAACTATCGATGAGTCTGATAGAGTGGACTGTGCGATTGGGTATGTGTAGCCTGGAGGAGGCTATTGGTCCGGACTGGAGAAGCCGTGAGAGGGGGGTACCGAGGCGTCATATAGAATTTGAGCCCCAGGAAGCCTGGGAGGAGTTAACCCACCCCAATGCTGGCCAGTTCGCCTCCACAAAATCCAGATCCACCCACTTCAACAATTCCATGCTACGGTTGGTGCAGCTCTACTTAGGCTATAACCTACTGGGGCAGAGCAACTCCGCTGCAAGAACGTCCATGACCGAATTGTACTTGGTATGGTGTGCTAAGCATGGAAGGAAACTGCACCTAGGGTTTTGGACAGCCTACCAATGCCACCTGATAGCCACCTACCCAGCTAGAAACTTGTCGCTCTGCCACATACTAGGAGCCTTCGTGcgcaacaacatcatcataacAGAGGCAGAGGACCTGTCTCCAATGTACATGGTCGACGCTCCTGGCCTATTCGATATACCCTTCTTCGTCCGCACCAACTTGGTATACTACAGAGAAGGTGTACCCCAGTTCTACCAAATGGGAGAAGCCCCTGGAGGAAGAGCACAACAAGGGCAGGAGATGCAAGCTGCCCAGATCGACCAAGCGCAGAGGCTGAGGCAAGAGAATCTGGAGCGGGTAGTGACTGAGCTGGCTGAGGAGAATAGACAATCGCGGGCAGAGATGGCGAAGCTGACAACCCTAATGGAGAGCATACTAAAGGAGTTGGCAAGAGGGAAAGCAAGCAGTGGAGCTGGAACAAGCGGACATGgaggagaggaagaagaaCCCACCGAacctgaggaagaagaaggtgatgcACAACAGGAGGATGAAGAACAACCCTGCCCCAAGAAGGAGCAGGAGGAACATCTGACCGAACCACCCCCAACTGAccagttagttttctttttaatttttaagtttttcttttgtttatgttttcgtacttttattaaataggtagatttatgtgttttaattgtatgcaaaccccattcataacacttagcctatttaatagtctaagtgtgagaagtaaaGGGTTTGCTACTTTGGTGcatatgtttattatatttttctttgtgttttgTCGTGGGCATGTTACCTCACACTTAGCCTACTgcgtagtctaagtgtgaggagtttatatgtttatatttcatgtttgtaaatattttgctttgttttgtttataaatcTAGTTATATATctgaaactctcccacttagcctattgcatagtctaagtgtgagaagtttttagatataatatgtgtttgttataaatatgtgtctgtcatactagccattcccaattttcacttcacagcccgtatctggggcagacacttgtgaagtgagaggggggagcaaatggccagtatgacatgtatatatgtgttatttgagtcagtgcatgttagtttttttttagggtttgttaggtctaggaattatgtgttatgtttcatgaatgggcttaaaactcaactgcctcgaactaacggtgaggggaattgagggagataagACATGCCGGAAAACGGAAACCACCCCCTCTAGTAACCCCTAGTCAGTATAGATGATGCGagtatgaaggaaaaaccCATCCCTTAGGTCAGACACGAAAGCCCTCTTAAAAGGTGAGTTAAAGGCCTAAGGTGGAAccactttccactaaatactgaaaaaagaagagaggctaccacatgatgtctagggcaaggtgaccgcgtgtagcaaaccctgaaggcagtaggaaacccccccataaaaaaaaaaaaacccctaCCCTTAGAACCCCATTTTCTAGCCTGACTTATACCCCGAAATAACCCATCAGCCACTAGAACTGTGTGCGTGCAAGGCATGAGGCAAGGAAGCAACTGCCCAGGAGGACATACAAAAGGAACCAgctgaagaagagaaaaacaaagaaagaaggagaaaatcgatCTGAAGTTTCCAGAtccaaaaaatagaagaaggaataagggtggcaaagccacagaaaagaaaattgaagaaaatggtcgcagatacttgaccacaaaaagagaaaggagaagaaggaataagggtgacGAATTCTCatacacacttagtagaattctctctagaagatcaatctttcagcattatccaatctctcgttactcgccacagctatggtcacttgacgtccaagagtctgccggagaagtcatcaacctaccgttccagccagtttgtcgcagtagtatagcagtatcaccgcccggagtggcaaaacaatcgcTATTTTGCTTcctagtttaatctttacctgTTTTCGTCGTTGGATTTGTCAGaaacatttatctttgttgccttttgaagtacttggtgaagatccaaacgtttaagttatgaagtttctatttcgtatgtcgctttggtttgagtttgcttcattctgcctaggaaagttagatctagtcattgcctttaatttttaagagttttcttatctggagttgttgatctgaggttgtagttatgtttcagtctaattttcgtgcatgagtctTTCGTTCTGCATTATaatcaccaccttgcatgttagtcagtagaggTAAACTGCAGTTTCGCCgttcattttaagtttgagcattttaatatatggatcttgagtttgaagttatgaatctgagtttagttatggtgtttgtgttcatatgatttctgttaatacttggtgaagaagaaaacatcaaaatcaactttagtttggaccactttacttttaagttacttttgcttttgttccatacttttcagttgtatcTTCCAGACTTGTTAGAAAACcaaccagccaccagatataccttgttgtctaaatttccccttttagtaactgtctacttttcgtATACCTCTGAGACActttgtcccctattttcacgaacacaa is a window from the Salvia hispanica cultivar TCC Black 2014 chromosome 1, UniMelb_Shisp_WGS_1.0, whole genome shotgun sequence genome containing:
- the LOC125193957 gene encoding uncharacterized protein LOC125193957, producing MTKRKTTINRASTTGEASSELQPAAESRPPSPQRSQPPPTTQIPAMVPLDALAAFLKQQDPNRDWTTTLAGFSLTGGMPATSNPTPTATTEHPPTTTPKTSIPTFENISSTIAAQSEPSHPSPIHQQTEPLDVSPLSAYQDPNRGETEDKESGGRASENDKGETEEIRATDTNIDVAEEEIDLNETARKQGLMTDEEFQAVLGKGNRIVVNPEGVAEVLDLATQAVGKEEVTKEAEKSEGVVHQSVEERTDEQPEKAEQPEEEGQEPETHQEKASVVTKPKTVKRRLVLKNDPKAERQKPQRVSQRCLGKWTSNKAGANTAADAVEVSSDDKKTTPTKPGEEPSNASREDTQLATGQISATPA